In Humulus lupulus chromosome 6, drHumLupu1.1, whole genome shotgun sequence, a single genomic region encodes these proteins:
- the LOC133786191 gene encoding wall-associated receptor kinase-like 1 has protein sequence CVGSPLGLLVLLFGTWRLYRFIKKRKEIKCKKAFFKRNGGLLLEQQIHSSENNVEQTKLFNSKELEKATDNFNIDRVLGQGGQGTVYKGMLEDGKIVAVKKSKVIDEAKLSEFINEVIILTQINHRNVVRLLGCCLETDVPLLVYEFVPNRTLSEYIHDRSAEFPFTWNMRLRIATEVAGALSYLHSAASFPIYHRDIKSTNILLDEKLRAKVAGFGTSRTISLEQTHLTTLVYGTFGYLDPDDFQSSQFTDKSDVYSFRVVLVELLTGQKAISATRSEEEGRSLATYFMMTMEGKSSSRLFDILDGQVLKEAPKEEILIVADLAKRCLHLSGRNRPTMKEVAKVLERRIQDIDNKDSKGSQQHNYDYDEELAYAPPEVIDYSWNASTSSSFDSNDTSSSLHQLLPLLESSGSGYSPLNDPTLNWSNSPPKETILLDDYDYSHWLIVMELANDPKPPGDEMVNSYVKTLATVLGRY, from the exons TGTGTGGGGAGTCCTCTTGGATTATTAGTTCTACTTTTTGGTACATGGAGACTATACAGattcataaagaaaagaaaagaaattaaatGCAAGAAAGCATTTTTCAAACGAAATGGTGGCCTTTTGTTGGAACAACAGATACACTCAAGTGAAAACAATGTCGAGCAAACCAAGTTATTCAATTCAAAAGAGTTAGAGAAGGCAACTGATAATTTCAATATAGACAGAGTTCTTGGGCAAGGAGGCCAAGGCACTGTATACAAAGGAATGTTGGAAGATGGAAAGATTGTTGCTGTAAAGAAGTCTAAAGTAATTGATGAAGCCAAACTCTCTGAATTCATCAATGAGGTTATCATTCTAACACAAATCAATCATAGAAATGTTGTCAGGCTATTGGGATGTTGTCTGGAGACAGATGTTCCACTTCTAGTTTATGAATTCGTCCCAAACAGAACACTTTCTGAGTATATTCATGACAGAAGCGCAGAGTTTCCTTTCACATGGAACATGAGATTACGAATTGCCACTGAAGTTGCAGGAGCTCTTTCATACTTACACTCAGCAGCTTCATTTCCAATTTATCATCGAGATATCAAGTCTACGAACATACTCCTTGATGAAAAATTGAGGGCAAAAGTTGCAGGCTTTGGTACATCAAGAACTATCTCCTTAGAGCAAACTCACCTGACCACTTTAGTTTATGGCACATTTGGCTATCTAGATCCAGATGACTTTCAATCTAGCCAATTCACAGATAAGAGTGATGTTTATAGTTTTAGAGTGGTTCTTGTCGAGCTCTTGACCGGACAAAAAGCAATATCTGCAACAAGGTCAGAGGAGGAAGGAAGAAGTTTGGCAACATATTTCATGATGACGATGGAGGGAAAGAGTAGTAGTCGTTTGTTTGACATTCTTGATGGTCAAGTTCTCAAAGAAGCGCCGAAAGAAGAGATCTTAATTGTTGCTGATCTTGCAAAGAGATGCTTGCATTTGAGTGGAAGGAATCGACCTACCATGAAAGAAGTAGCAAAGGTGCTAGAGAGGAGGATTCAAGACATTGATAATAAAGATTCTAAGGGTAGTCAAcaacataattatgattatgatgAAGAGCTAGCATATGCACCACCTGAAGTTATAGACTACTCTTGGAATGCTTCCACATCGTCAAGTTTTGATAGTAATGATACTAGCTCCTCATTGCATCAATTGTTACCATTGTTGGAA TCTTCCGGGTCCGGTTACTCGCCGCTGAACGACCCGACTCTGAACTGGAGCAACAGCCCGCCTAAGGAGACTATTCTTCTAGATGACTATGACTACAGTCACTGGCTTATAGTAATGGAGTTAGCCAATGACCCCAAACCACCTGGGGATGAAATGGTCAATTCTTATGTCAAAACCCTTGCCACTGTTCTTGGGAGGTACTGA